Proteins from a genomic interval of Zingiber officinale cultivar Zhangliang chromosome 2A, Zo_v1.1, whole genome shotgun sequence:
- the LOC122040914 gene encoding nuclear pore complex protein NUP88-like: protein MTRITAPDDEDGDGDSPPLPTPPPPFRPSPSASASSRTPSQRAPPDFHSSSPTLPSFTSTRPPPQWVPLGKHRFFSSVDGGGSSTGESLNHYPRSSNLLSWDADSSRLYVWDPLSQSVLRLSLRFRDPEPPSSLSAVLEAAIPFEVLASDIQIEDKVDHISLNIDGSLLLLSGSNNVRIMHINDKTPAIEQLTCRTDSVAAQLFCGLNNGLQILQVSWHPYSSCHIGILSSDSIFRLFNLSCDVEHPEQEYYLQPTEPGRCQSAASFCPMAFSFGGEHLWDRFSVFFVFSDGSVFVLCPIVPFGSSCRRSHIEEIQSDITMFGLNPSYSESVCNAHLAIDWLEATYPELKGHLVEGDNTLVLVAHPYAPIDASLSLQGPLTKVYLREGNTNSEVDSAIGEGRVVGFLYKSVGKDSVLIISWSSGQLQIDALADEVQPQWNIDASPHIYLDSNGHIKGIAMICEPSPREILNEKLCLPLSNISATDKTNLGHPPHLVRLAIVDLALPMNVLHCLPLSLFPDPLLTHRFYCLHGGGIDLIALQFLPFTDLDPGTNVIGKPPSVYPIIDTCSSKSCSTVFGFAPIADLYGHSQIVSLLSSYEFVVLEMEAWDELLHFHYDDDGKSNANAEGHILDILSKRVLTGSKAIPVPSSTSLRTLNADSIDGRATLHHYIKLFRENYVEYGHKVYIELKEHSGYLHKVLKEQHKRLSEAKQSIANAEADIKNRIVRAFKVYELLDQRLQNFRSLPGANKKPLTRAESEFKAELDRFAEVELDALHSAIQALSARLKRFYQSSPASAGNPMRQAAKSRKNVSDQQLLQLRSSLERLSLLNKENIKNLKQIEGAQKNLEK, encoded by the exons ATGACGAGGATAACAGCGCCGGATGACGAAGACGGAGACGGCGACTCCCCTCCTCTTcctactcctcctcctccttttcgTCCCAGTCCATCAGCGTCTGCCTCCAGTAGAACTCCCTCACAGCGAGCGCCTCCGGACTTCCACAGCAGCTCTCCTACTCTTCCGTCGTTCACTTCCACCAGACCGCCACCTCAGTGGGTTCCTCTCGGCAAGCACCGTTTCTTCTCCTCTGTCGATGGCGGCGGCAGCAGCACCGGGGAATCACTGAATCATTACCCCAGAAGCAGTAATCTCTTGAGCTGGGATGCCGATTCCTCACGCCTCTACGTGTGGGATCCCCTATCCCAAAGCGTACTTCGCCTCTCCTTGCGCTTCCGCGACCCTGAACCCCCTTCCTCGTTATCTGCCGTCTTGGAGGCTGCCATCCCCTTTGAG GTATTGGCTTCAGATATTCAGATTGAGGATAAGGTTGATCATATCTCTCTCAACATAGATGGATCATTATTACTTCTTTCAGGATCCAACAACGTAAGGATCATGCATATAAATGACAAGACACCTGCAATAGAACAACTGACATGCAG GACAGACTCTGTTGCTGCTCAACTATTTTGTGGCCTAAACAATGGCCTACAAATTTTACAAGTATCCTGGCATCCATACAGCAGTTGTCACATAGGCATTTTATCATCAGATTCTATCTTCAG GCTTTTCAATTTGTCATGTGACGTGGAACATCCAGAGCAAGAATATTATCTTCAACCTACTGAACCTGGAAGATGCCAAAGTGCTGCATCATTCTGCCCTATGGCATTCTCATTCGGAGGTGAACATTTGTGGGATAGATTTTCT GTGTTTTTTGTTTTTAGTGATGGCTCAGTTTTTGTCCTCTGTCCAATCGTTCCTTTTGGAAG TTCCTGTCGTCGGTCACATATTGAAGAGATTCAGAGTGACATTACTATGTTTGGTTTGAACCCTTCGTATTCGGAATCTGTTTGCAATGCCCATCTGGCCATTGATTGGTTAGAAGCTACATATCCTGAGCTAAAGGGTCATTTAGTTGAGGGAGACAACACATTGGTCTTGGTGGCTCATCCTTATGCTCCAATAGATGCTTCACTTTCCTTGCAG GGACCTCTTACTAAAGTTTATCTCCGCGAGGGAAATACCAATTCTGAGGTGGACAGTGCAATTGGCGAAGGCAGGGTAGTTGGCTTCCTTTACAAATCTGTAGGCAAAGATTCTGTTCTTATAATTTCTTGGAGTAGCGGTCAGTTGCAGATTGATGCACTTGCAGATGAAGTCCAACCGCAGTGGAATATTGACGCTTCTCCTCACATTTATCTTGATTCAAATGGTCATATAAAGGGCATTGCTATGATATGTGAACCTAGTCCAAGAGAAATTCTCAATGAAAAGCTTTGTCTTCCATTGTCTAATATCTCTGCTACAGATAAAACCAACCTCGGACATCCTCCTCATCTAGTACGGCTTGCTATTGTTGACTTAGCACTGCCAATGAATGTGTTACATTGTCTTCCTTTGTCTTTATTTCCTGACCCACTACTGACTCATCGATTTTATTGCCTTCATGGTGGGGGAATAGATTTGATTGCTCTGCAATTCCTGCCATTCACTGATCTGGACCCTGGTACAAATGTGATTGGAAAGCCTCCTTCAGTGTACCCTATTATAGATACATGTAGCAGTAAATCTTGCTCAACCGTTTTTGGTTTCGCCCCAATCGCTGATTTGTATGGACACTCTCAGATTGTTAGCTTACTGTCCTCATATGAGTTTGTTGTGCTAGAAATGGAGGCTTGGGATGAACTTCTGCACTTTCATTATGATGATGATGGAAAATCAAATGCCAATGCCGAAGGTCATATCCTTGATATCTTAAGCAAACGAGTTCTCACTGGGTCAAAGGCCATTCCTGTTCCTTCTTCAACAAGTCTCCGAACATTAAATGCTGATTCAATAGATGGGCGAGCAACTCTTCACCATTATATTAAACTTTTCCGTGAGAATTATGTAGAATATGGACATAAG GTCTATATTGAGCTCAAAGAACACTCTGGCTATCTGCATAAAGTTCTCAAGGAACAGCACAAACGCTTGAGTGAAGCAAAACAGTCTATTGCGAATGCAGAAGCAGATATAAAGAACAGGATTGTTCGCGCTTTCAAAGTCTATGAGCTTTTGGATCAGCGTTTACAAAATTTCAGAAGCTTACCTGGAGCAAACAAAAAGCCATTGACACGGGCAGAAAGTGAATTCAAGGCCGAACTCG ATAGGTTCGCGGAGGTAGAGTTGGATGCCTTACATTCTGCTATTCAAGCTTTGAGTGCGAGGCTAAAGAGATTCTATCAATCTTCTCCTGCTAGTGCAGGAAATCCAATGAGGCAAGCGGCAAAGAGTCGCAAGAATGTGTCAGACCAGCAGTTGCTACAATTGAGATCATCCCTTGAAAGGCTCTCGCTTCTGAACAAGGAAAACATAAAGAATCTAAAACAAATAGAAGGTGCGCAAAAGAATCTGGAAAAGTAG